In a single window of the Drosophila subpulchrella strain 33 F10 #4 breed RU33 chromosome X, RU_Dsub_v1.1 Primary Assembly, whole genome shotgun sequence genome:
- the LOC119556183 gene encoding protamine-like protein 99C, whose amino-acid sequence MDGTKPRNDIQAPVYKFQKVARMTNNGYLNFLMEYKKMFCGLSPKDMVRFGARQWNQLTLKEKELFKNMDPVTVTKSAPQELENQSQGENPGKSERVKCCPVRSPSARERESKNKKKGKPSKSKSINKRPSLVLKTLDPSRLGSAVAFMHFMRKFQRKNNHLKANDLLNKGTRLWCRLHGNQRQQYESPLGVVRTG is encoded by the exons ATGGACGGAACAAAACCTAGAAATGATATTCAAGCCCCTGTATATAAGTTCCAGAAGGTAGCGCGCATGACAAACAATGGCTACCTTAACTTCTTAATGGAGTACAAGAAGATGTTCTGCGGGCTTTCCCCAAAGGACATGGTACGTTTCGGAGCCAGGCAGTGGAATCAGTTGACCCTTAAAGAAAAAGAACTCTTTAAAAACATG GATCCTGTGACCGTTACAAAAAGTGCTCCTCAGGAGCTTGAGAACCAGTCCCAAGGGGAAAACCCCGGTAAATCTGAGCGGGTGAAATGCTGCCCAGTTCGCTCTCCCAGTGCCCGTGAGCGGGAGTCCAAGAACAAGAAGAAAGGGAAGCCATCCAAATCCAAGTCCATCAATAAGAGACCCAGCCTTGTGCTGAAGACCCTCGACCCAAGTCGTCTGGGCTCCGCCGTAGCCTTTATGCATTTCATGCGCAAGTTTCAGAGGAAGAACAACCATTTGAAGGCGAATGATCTACTAAACAAAGGAACTCGTCTTTGGTGCCGTCTGCATGGAAACCAGCGCCAACAATATGAGAGTCCGCTTGG GGTTGTGAGGACTGGATAG